In Prunus dulcis chromosome 1, ALMONDv2, whole genome shotgun sequence, the following are encoded in one genomic region:
- the LOC117616676 gene encoding probable potassium transporter 17 translates to MDHPTQPDSPPVTEHEVFVVVGSATNGRLNHSRTVNGSIISPDTDNNNKGKGRWETLILAYKTLGVVFGGLVTSPLYVYPSMHLKSPTEDDYLGIYSIMFWTLSLIGVVKYASIALKADDQGEGGTFALYSSLCRNMNIGMLTSRSANSSSSLSRSLLDEGTEKQSRLAKFFRKSVVARRVLLFIAMLGTCMVIGDGILTPAISVLSAMDGIRAPFPSLSSSVVEALSAVVLIILFLLQKFGTSRVSFLFSPIMGAWTLCTPLVGIYSIIHHYPSIFKAISPHYIFRFFWRNGREGWLLLGGTVLCITGSEALFADLGHFNRSSIQIAFLFTIYPSLVLTYAGQTAYLIRNPNDHDDGFFKFIPKTIYWPIFIIATLAATVASQSLISATFSVIKQSVVLDYFPRVKVVHTSASKEGEVYSPEVNYILMILCVVVILVFGDGKDIGNAFGIVVSLVMLITTILLTLVMIIIWRTPPMLVALYFCVFFVMEGVYVSAVFTKIPEGGWIPFAISFILAFIMFGWFYGRQRKLEYELTHKITLDRLGVLLSDPSVQRVPGLCFFYTNIQDGLTPTLGHYIKNMKSLHQVTMFTTLRYLLVPKVAPHERIVVKKLGLKGVYGCVIQYGYADPLNLEGDDFVSQVTNSLQAHIQNCSGLPSNPSEIQEEISDLEEARSAGVVHVRGKTRFYIGHNCGWFDRIMLAFYEVLHSNCRSALPALGVPPPQRIEVGMLYEA, encoded by the exons ATGGATCATCCAACGCAACCAGACTCGCCGCCGGTGACTGAGCATGAGGTTTTTGTCGTCGTCGGTTCTGCCACCAATGGTCGTCTCAATCACTCTCGCACTGTGAACGGCTCTATTATTAGTCCAGATACAGACAACAATAATAAG GGGAAGGGTAGGTGGGAGACTCTGATACTTGCATACAAGACACTGGGAGTAGTGTTTGGAGGGCTTGTCACATCCCCACTCTATGTATACCCTTCGATGCACCTCAAGTCTCCAACAGAAGATGACTATTTGGGCATCTATAGCATTATGTTCTGGACTCTCAGTCTCATTGGGGTTGTCAAGTATGCCAGCATTGCTCTCAAAGCCGACGATCAGGGCGAAG GTGGAACTTTTGCCCTGTATTCATCACTTTGCAGGAATATGAACATTGGCATGCTTACTTCAAGGTCTGCAAATTCAAGTTCAAGTCTTTCACGCTCTCTCTTGGATGAAGGCACAGAAAAACAGAGTAGGCTTGCAAAGTTTTTCAGAAAAAGTGTAGTTGCTAGAAGGGTGTTGCTTTTTATTGCTATGCTAGGCACGTGCATGGTTATTGGAGATGGTATTCTTACACCTGCAATCTCTG TTTTGTCAGCAATGGATGGAATAAGGGCGCCTTTTCCATCTCTGAGTTCCT CTGTGGTGGAAGCGCTTTCTGCAGTAGTCCTTATCATTCTGTTCTTGTTACAAAAGTTTGGTACATCTCGAGTGAGCTTCCTTTTTTCCCCCATCATGGGTGCATGGACTTTGTGTACCCCACTTGTAGGAATTTATAGCATCATACATCATTATCCAAGCATATTTAAGGCAATATCACCACACTATATCTTCCGTTTCTTTTGGAGAAATGGAAGGGAAGGCTGGCTGCTGCTTGGTGGCACTGTCCTTTGCATCACAG GCTCCGAAGCATTGTTTGCAGATCTTGGCCATTTCAACCGAAGCTCCATTCAG ATAGCTTTCTTGTTTACAATCTATCCATCTCTGGTTCTGACATATGCGGGGCAGACAGCATACCTGATCAGGAATCCAAATGATCATGATGATGGATTCTTTAAGTTTATACCAAAAACGATCTACTGGCCTATCTTTATCATAGCCACATTGGCTGCAACAGTTGCAAGCCAATCTCTAATATCAGCCACTTTTTCTGTCATCAAGCAATCTGTAGTACTTGATTATTTCCCTCGGGTGAAGGTTGTGCACACATCTGCTAGCAAAGAAGGCGAGGTTTACTCCCCTGAAGTAAACTACATCCTCATGATTCTCTGTGTTGTTGTCATACTTGTTTTTGGGGATGGAAAAGACATTGGCAACGCATTTG GTATTGTTGTCAGTCTAGTCATGCTTATCACCACAATATTACTGACACTGGTAATGATCATAATATGGAGAACACCACCTATGCTGGTTGCTCTTTACTTCTGTGTATTCTTTGTCATGGAAGGTGTTTACGTGAGTGCAGTCTTCACTAAGATCCCTGAAGGTGGATGGATTCCTTTTGCCATATCCTTTATCCTTGCCTTCATTATGTTTGGTTGGTTTTATGGGAGACAGAGAAAATTAGAATATGAGTTGACTCATAAGATAACCTTAGACAGACTTGGTGTGCTATTATCTGACCCTAGTGTTCAAAGGGTTCCTGGATTGTGCTTCTTTTACACCAACATTCAAGATGGCCTCACTCCGACTCTTGGACACTACATTAAAAACATGAAATCCCTTCACCAGGTCACTATGTTCACTACGCTTCGATACCTATTAGTTCCTAAGGTTGCTCCTCATGAGAGGATTGTCGTAAAAAAACTTGGCCTCAAAGGGGTTTATGGGTGTGTTATTCAGTACGGCTATGCAGatcccctaaaccttgaaggAGATGATTTTGTTAGTCAAGTTACAAATAGCTTGCAGGCACATATACAAAACTGCTCAGGTCTTCCATCCAATCCTTCAGAGATCCAAGAAGAGATATCTGATTTGGAAGAAGCAAGGAGTGCAGGTGTAGTTCATGTTAGAGGAAAGACAAGGTTTTATATTGGCCATAACTGTGGCTGGTTTGATAGAATTATGCTGGCATTTTATGAAGTTCTGCACAGCAACTGTAGGTCGGCTCTGCCTGCTCTAGGGGTGCCTCCGCCTCAGCGGATTGAGGTCGGAATGCTTTATGAGGCTTGA